A window from Microbacterium ginsengiterrae encodes these proteins:
- the argJ gene encoding bifunctional glutamate N-acetyltransferase/amino-acid acetyltransferase ArgJ, with protein MSVTAPQGFEAAGVAVGLKSTGKPDVAVVVNRGPRKVGAAVFTSNRAKANPIIWSQQVIADRTVEAIVLNSGGANCFTGSFGFQTTHQTAEKAAELLEVSAGDILVCSTGLIGTGDETFRAKVLAGTEQAIAELSSDGGESAAHAIMTTDTIAKTAIVSRDGWTIGGMAKGAGMLAPGLATMLVVITTDADLDALDADTALRRATGTTFDRLDSDGCMSTNDQVTLLANGASGIRPDVDEFAAALTELSDQLAAMLQQDAEGASHDITIRVTNAVSEQDAVEVGRSVARNNLFKAAIFGNDANWGRVLAAIGTTSAQFDPYDVDVWMNGVRVCSKGGPDRPREDVDLTPRATDVLIDLQVGEAEATIRTNDLTHDYVHENSAYSS; from the coding sequence ATGAGCGTCACCGCACCCCAAGGATTCGAGGCGGCGGGCGTCGCCGTCGGCCTGAAGTCGACTGGAAAGCCGGACGTCGCCGTCGTCGTCAACCGCGGCCCCCGCAAGGTCGGCGCCGCCGTCTTCACGAGCAACCGCGCCAAGGCGAACCCCATCATCTGGTCTCAGCAGGTGATCGCCGACCGGACCGTGGAGGCGATCGTGCTGAACTCCGGCGGCGCGAACTGCTTCACCGGCAGCTTCGGGTTCCAGACGACGCACCAGACCGCCGAGAAGGCTGCGGAGCTGCTCGAGGTCAGCGCGGGCGACATCCTGGTGTGCTCCACCGGGCTCATCGGCACCGGCGACGAGACGTTCCGCGCCAAGGTCCTCGCGGGGACGGAACAGGCGATCGCCGAGCTCTCGAGCGACGGCGGCGAGAGCGCGGCGCACGCCATCATGACGACCGACACGATCGCCAAGACCGCGATCGTGTCGCGCGATGGCTGGACCATCGGCGGCATGGCGAAGGGTGCGGGGATGCTGGCACCCGGCCTCGCCACGATGCTCGTCGTGATCACGACCGACGCCGACCTCGACGCCCTCGACGCCGACACGGCGCTCCGCCGGGCGACGGGGACGACCTTCGACCGCCTCGACTCGGACGGATGCATGTCGACGAACGACCAGGTGACCCTCCTGGCCAACGGTGCCAGCGGCATCCGCCCCGACGTCGACGAGTTCGCCGCAGCGCTCACCGAGCTGAGCGATCAGCTCGCCGCCATGCTGCAGCAGGACGCCGAGGGCGCGAGCCACGACATCACCATCCGTGTGACGAACGCGGTCAGCGAGCAGGATGCTGTGGAGGTGGGGCGCTCGGTCGCCCGCAACAACCTCTTCAAGGCCGCCATCTTCGGCAACGACGCCAACTGGGGACGTGTGCTCGCCGCCATCGGCACCACGAGCGCCCAGTTCGACCCCTACGACGTCGACGTGTGGATGAACGGCGTCCGGGTGTGCAGCAAGGGCGGTCCGGACCGCCCGCGCGAAGACGTCGACCTCACTCCCCGCGCCACCGACGTGCTCATCGACCTGCAGGTCGGCGAGGCGGAGGCGACCATCCGCACCAACGACCTCACGCACGACTACGTCCACGAGAACAGCGCCTACTCCTCATGA
- the argC gene encoding N-acetyl-gamma-glutamyl-phosphate reductase, producing MTYTVAVSGASGYAGGEILRLLAGHPDIEIRTVTAHSNAGQPLIQHQPHLRSLAHLTLQDTTPEVLAGHDIVFLALPHGQSGQYTDALGDVPLVIDAGADHRLTSSASWDAFYGGHFHEPWAYGVPELITGDGKQREHLRTAKRIAAPGCNASTVSLSLAPGVAAGVIDASDIVSVLAVGPSGAGKSLKPHLLGSELLGTANPYAVGGTHRHIPEIQQALLAAGADDVRISFTPVLVPMARGILATSTARITPGVTDEQIRAAWEDAYGDETFVQLLPAGAFPRTADVLGANTALIGLAIDRAAGRVTVVTAVDNLVKGTAGAAIQSMNLALGLPEDRALTVNGVAP from the coding sequence ATGACGTATACCGTCGCCGTCTCCGGCGCCTCCGGCTATGCGGGCGGCGAGATCCTGCGCCTGCTCGCCGGTCATCCCGACATCGAGATCCGCACCGTCACCGCGCACTCGAACGCCGGCCAGCCGCTGATCCAGCATCAGCCGCACCTTCGTTCCCTCGCTCACCTGACGCTGCAGGACACCACCCCCGAGGTGCTCGCGGGGCACGACATCGTGTTCCTCGCTCTCCCGCACGGTCAATCGGGGCAGTACACCGACGCGCTCGGTGATGTCCCGCTCGTGATCGATGCCGGCGCCGACCATCGACTCACCTCGTCGGCATCGTGGGACGCGTTCTACGGCGGGCACTTCCACGAGCCCTGGGCGTACGGGGTCCCCGAGCTGATCACCGGCGACGGCAAGCAGCGCGAGCACCTCCGTACCGCGAAGCGCATCGCCGCGCCGGGGTGCAACGCGTCGACCGTCAGCCTCAGCCTCGCCCCCGGTGTCGCAGCGGGCGTCATCGACGCCTCCGACATCGTCAGCGTCCTCGCCGTGGGCCCGTCCGGCGCGGGCAAGAGCCTGAAGCCGCATCTGCTCGGAAGCGAGCTGCTCGGCACGGCGAACCCGTATGCCGTCGGCGGCACCCATCGGCACATCCCTGAGATCCAGCAGGCGTTGCTGGCTGCGGGCGCCGACGACGTGCGCATCTCGTTCACCCCCGTGCTGGTGCCGATGGCACGCGGCATCCTCGCCACCTCGACGGCGCGCATCACCCCCGGCGTCACCGACGAGCAGATCCGCGCAGCATGGGAAGACGCATACGGCGACGAGACCTTCGTGCAGCTGCTCCCGGCCGGTGCCTTCCCTCGCACCGCCGACGTCCTCGGTGCCAACACGGCCCTGATCGGCCTGGCGATCGACCGGGCGGCAGGCCGAGTGACCGTGGTCACCGCCGTCGACAACCTCGTCAAGGGCACCGCCGGTGCCGCCATCCAATCCATGAACCTCGCGCTCGGTCTTCCGGAGGACCGCGCCCTCACCGTGAACGGAGTGGCACCATGA
- a CDS encoding reductase: MTDVLILGGTGWLSGRIARRWVAQGARVTCLARGERAAPDGAVLVRGDRDDARTYDLLDRPWDEVVDISSRADHVRDAVDALGDRAAHWTYISSVSVYADADVDGADETARLEAPAQDGDEYDYAAQKVAAEEQVRTLGERTHIIRPGLIVGAGDPSDRFGYWAAAFDRAGSEAVLVPRVAGRHVQVVEVDDLAAFATNIDLTGVHDAIGDPTPLDEVLDAFRTATGHGGDVRSASDDWLEAHGVQPWMGERSLPLWLPAEYSGLTTRSNRAYRAAGGTQTPWAPLIAQVLEDERARGLDRSRRAGLTRADERALLAELASG; this comes from the coding sequence ATGACGGACGTACTGATCCTCGGCGGTACCGGATGGCTCTCCGGCCGCATCGCACGACGATGGGTGGCGCAGGGCGCGCGTGTGACCTGCCTCGCCCGCGGGGAGCGTGCCGCCCCCGACGGTGCGGTGCTGGTGCGCGGCGACCGCGACGACGCGCGCACCTACGATCTCCTCGACCGGCCGTGGGACGAGGTCGTCGACATCTCATCGCGAGCCGACCACGTGCGCGATGCCGTTGATGCCCTCGGGGACCGCGCCGCGCACTGGACATACATCTCGTCGGTGTCGGTGTACGCGGATGCCGACGTCGACGGCGCAGATGAGACCGCACGGCTGGAGGCGCCGGCGCAGGACGGCGACGAATACGACTACGCCGCGCAGAAGGTCGCCGCCGAAGAGCAGGTGCGAACCCTGGGGGAGCGCACGCACATCATCCGTCCCGGCCTGATCGTCGGCGCCGGTGACCCCAGCGACCGGTTCGGGTACTGGGCGGCAGCGTTCGACCGGGCAGGTTCGGAGGCGGTTCTCGTGCCGCGTGTGGCCGGACGTCACGTACAGGTGGTCGAGGTCGACGACCTCGCCGCGTTCGCGACGAACATCGACCTCACGGGCGTGCACGACGCGATCGGCGATCCGACGCCGCTCGATGAGGTTCTGGATGCGTTCCGCACGGCGACCGGACACGGCGGAGACGTACGGTCGGCGAGTGATGACTGGCTCGAGGCGCACGGAGTCCAGCCGTGGATGGGGGAGCGTTCCCTGCCGCTGTGGCTCCCCGCGGAGTACTCGGGGCTCACGACGCGTTCCAACCGCGCCTACCGAGCCGCCGGCGGGACGCAGACACCGTGGGCGCCCCTCATCGCGCAGGTCCTCGAGGACGAACGGGCCAGGGGCCTCGACCGCTCGCGTCGCGCAGGATTGACGCGAGCGGACGAGCGCGCACTGCTGGCAGAGCTCGCCAGCGGGTGA
- the pheT gene encoding phenylalanine--tRNA ligase subunit beta — MRVPLSWLREYVDVAEGVTADDVFAALVSVGFEEEELHGFDISGPVVVGQVLSFEEEPQKNGKTIRWCQVDVGEAEPRGIVCGASNFAQGDKVVVTLPGSVLPGPFPIAARKTYGHVSDGMIASARELGLGDEHNGILILSTLGIDAPVGTDAIALLGLDDQAVEINVTPDRGYAFSIRGVAREYAHATGADFRDPAEHEFSEVAPGSGFPITVDAEPLRHNPAVQEFVARVVRDVDPTRPTPPWMVARLSLAGIRTLGVLIDITNYVMLELGNPIHGYDLDKLSGGITVRRAQPGEKMTTLDGQERSLHVEDLLITDESGPIGLAGVMGGGTTEMSDTTRNVLIEAAIFDPISIARTARRHKLPSEASKRFERGVDPLVPFVAARRVAELMVELAGGRIDELGGALYSEFEIAGIALPAEFIPGLIGVDYTDEEIVDALEMIGAEVTETSDGWHVIPPSWRPDLTDKWTLAEEVARIHGLDRIPSVLPTPPSGRGLTDAQQGRRRVANALAAAGLIETPSFPFTTETQNHLHGSASGEALPSIKLANPLDGQAPYLRRSLIPGLMQTAHRNISRGLTDLAIFETGSVFLPEPGVAYGTDEVPPLGQRPSDETLAELNASIPPQRRHIAALFTGNATPRQPDRAVEAYSLSDALDTVRVIAVAAGVDIDVAQGSRAALHPGRAGVLSVAGTEVGYVGELHPSVASEADLPGRAVVLEVDLDSVLALAGARVVAASLSTYTAATQDVSLVVDAAVTAGELRAALVEGAGELLESARLVDDYRGQGVDDGKKSLTYALRFRAPDRTLTAAEATEAKLAGVAVASERFGASIRD, encoded by the coding sequence ATGCGCGTCCCGCTTTCGTGGTTGCGTGAATACGTCGATGTGGCGGAGGGCGTCACGGCAGACGACGTCTTCGCCGCGCTGGTGTCGGTGGGCTTCGAGGAGGAGGAGCTGCACGGCTTCGACATCTCCGGGCCCGTCGTGGTCGGCCAGGTGCTCTCCTTCGAGGAGGAGCCGCAGAAGAACGGCAAGACCATCCGCTGGTGTCAGGTGGACGTCGGTGAGGCGGAGCCGCGCGGCATCGTCTGCGGCGCCTCCAACTTCGCCCAGGGTGACAAGGTCGTCGTCACGCTGCCCGGCTCGGTGCTCCCCGGCCCGTTCCCGATCGCCGCCCGCAAGACGTACGGGCACGTGTCGGACGGCATGATCGCGTCGGCTCGCGAACTCGGGCTGGGCGACGAGCACAACGGCATCCTCATCCTGTCGACGCTCGGCATCGACGCGCCGGTGGGCACGGATGCCATCGCCCTGCTCGGCCTGGACGATCAGGCGGTCGAGATCAACGTCACTCCGGACCGCGGGTACGCGTTCTCGATCCGTGGCGTCGCCCGCGAGTACGCTCACGCGACGGGAGCGGATTTCCGCGACCCCGCCGAGCACGAGTTCTCCGAGGTCGCCCCCGGTTCGGGCTTCCCGATCACTGTCGACGCAGAACCGCTGCGGCACAACCCCGCGGTGCAGGAGTTCGTCGCCCGCGTGGTGCGCGACGTCGACCCGACCCGACCGACGCCGCCGTGGATGGTCGCGCGTCTGTCGCTGGCGGGCATCCGTACCCTCGGGGTGCTCATCGACATCACCAACTACGTGATGCTGGAGCTCGGCAACCCGATCCACGGTTACGACCTCGACAAGCTCTCCGGCGGGATCACCGTCCGTCGCGCGCAGCCGGGCGAGAAGATGACGACCCTCGACGGCCAGGAGCGCTCGCTGCACGTCGAGGACCTGCTCATCACCGACGAGTCCGGTCCGATCGGCCTCGCCGGCGTGATGGGCGGCGGCACGACCGAGATGTCGGACACGACGAGGAACGTGCTCATCGAGGCGGCGATCTTCGATCCGATCTCGATCGCCCGCACCGCCCGTCGGCACAAGCTCCCCAGCGAGGCGTCCAAGCGGTTCGAGCGCGGCGTCGACCCGCTCGTGCCGTTCGTCGCGGCCCGTCGCGTCGCCGAGCTCATGGTGGAACTGGCCGGCGGCCGCATCGACGAACTCGGCGGCGCGCTGTACTCCGAGTTCGAGATCGCCGGCATCGCGCTGCCCGCGGAGTTCATCCCCGGTCTCATCGGAGTCGACTACACCGACGAGGAGATCGTCGACGCGCTCGAGATGATCGGCGCCGAGGTCACGGAGACCTCGGACGGATGGCACGTCATCCCGCCGAGCTGGCGACCGGACCTCACGGACAAGTGGACGCTGGCGGAGGAGGTCGCGCGCATCCATGGGCTCGACCGCATCCCCTCCGTGCTGCCGACCCCGCCCTCCGGTCGCGGACTCACGGACGCCCAGCAGGGACGCCGCCGTGTGGCGAACGCGCTCGCCGCGGCCGGCCTGATCGAGACGCCGTCGTTCCCCTTCACCACCGAGACGCAGAACCACCTGCACGGGTCGGCCAGTGGCGAGGCGCTGCCGAGCATCAAGCTCGCGAATCCCCTCGACGGGCAGGCTCCGTACCTGCGCAGGTCGCTGATCCCCGGGCTCATGCAGACGGCGCACCGGAACATCTCGCGTGGTCTCACCGACCTCGCGATCTTCGAGACGGGTTCGGTCTTCCTCCCCGAGCCGGGCGTCGCCTACGGCACTGACGAGGTGCCGCCGCTCGGGCAGCGCCCCTCGGACGAGACGCTCGCCGAGCTGAACGCGTCGATCCCACCGCAGCGCCGCCACATCGCGGCCCTGTTCACGGGCAACGCGACTCCGCGGCAGCCGGACCGCGCCGTGGAGGCGTACAGCCTCTCGGACGCGCTGGACACCGTCCGTGTGATCGCCGTCGCCGCGGGTGTCGACATCGACGTGGCCCAGGGAAGCCGAGCGGCCCTTCACCCCGGGCGCGCCGGCGTGCTGAGCGTGGCGGGGACCGAGGTCGGCTATGTCGGCGAACTGCACCCGAGCGTCGCATCCGAGGCGGATCTTCCCGGCCGCGCCGTCGTCCTGGAAGTCGACCTCGACAGCGTCCTCGCGCTCGCCGGAGCGCGCGTCGTGGCGGCATCACTGTCCACGTACACGGCAGCCACCCAGGACGTATCCCTCGTGGTCGATGCCGCGGTGACCGCCGGCGAGCTGCGTGCGGCCCTCGTCGAGGGCGCCGGAGAACTGCTGGAGTCCGCGCGTCTCGTGGACGACTATCGCGGCCAGGGTGTGGATGACGGCAAGAAGAGCCTCACGTACGCGCTGCGGTTCCGCGCGCCGGACCGCACGCTCACCGCCGCCGAGGCGACCGAGGCGAAGCTCGCCGGAGTGGCCGTGGCCAGTGAACGGTTCGGAGCCAGCATCCGCGACTGA
- the pheS gene encoding phenylalanine--tRNA ligase subunit alpha gives MSDAPEITPEAVESAVADALGAIGSAASTAELKAARAAHVAEGSPLAVLNASMRQVAPEHKATFGKLIGQGRRQVTEAFDAREAVLAEAELAARLEQERIDITAVSSRTRVGARHPLEKLQDDVCDIFVGMGWEIAEGPELEHEWFNFDALNFDVDHPARQMQDTFFVDPVDRHLVMRTHTSPVQVRSMLDREVPIYVLCPGRVYRTDEFDATHLPVFTQFEGLVIDKGITMAHLKGTLDHFARALFGPEAKTRFRTNYFPFTEPSAELDLWHPTFKGGARWIEWGGCGMVNPNVLRAAGIDPEVYSGFAFGMGIERGLMFRSDVQDMRDMAEGDIRFSEQFGMVV, from the coding sequence GTGTCAGACGCCCCAGAAATCACCCCAGAGGCGGTGGAATCCGCCGTCGCCGACGCGCTCGGCGCGATCGGCTCCGCTGCCAGCACCGCAGAACTGAAGGCGGCCCGCGCCGCCCACGTCGCCGAGGGCTCGCCGCTCGCGGTCCTGAACGCCTCCATGCGCCAGGTCGCACCAGAGCACAAGGCGACCTTCGGCAAGCTCATCGGCCAGGGACGCCGCCAGGTCACCGAGGCGTTCGACGCCCGAGAGGCCGTGCTCGCCGAAGCCGAACTCGCCGCGCGCCTCGAGCAGGAGCGCATCGACATCACCGCGGTGTCCTCGCGCACCCGGGTGGGTGCGCGGCATCCACTCGAGAAGCTGCAGGACGATGTGTGCGACATCTTCGTGGGCATGGGGTGGGAGATCGCCGAGGGGCCGGAGCTCGAGCACGAGTGGTTCAACTTCGACGCGCTGAACTTCGACGTGGATCACCCCGCACGACAGATGCAGGACACCTTCTTCGTCGACCCCGTCGACCGCCACCTCGTGATGCGCACGCACACGAGCCCCGTGCAGGTGCGCTCGATGCTCGACCGCGAGGTGCCGATCTACGTGCTGTGCCCCGGACGGGTCTACCGCACCGATGAGTTCGATGCGACCCACCTCCCCGTGTTCACGCAGTTCGAGGGCCTCGTGATCGACAAGGGCATCACGATGGCGCACCTCAAGGGCACGCTCGACCACTTCGCGCGGGCGCTGTTCGGACCGGAGGCCAAGACGCGCTTCCGCACCAACTACTTCCCCTTCACTGAGCCATCCGCCGAGCTCGACCTGTGGCACCCCACCTTCAAGGGCGGCGCGCGCTGGATCGAATGGGGCGGTTGCGGCATGGTCAACCCGAACGTGCTGCGCGCGGCGGGCATCGACCCCGAGGTCTACAGCGGCTTCGCATTCGGCATGGGGATCGAACGCGGCCTCATGTTCCGCAGCGACGTGCAGGACATGCGCGACATGGCCGAAGGCGATATCCGTTTCAGCGAGCAGTTCGGGATGGTGGTGTGA
- a CDS encoding amino acid ABC transporter permease — protein sequence MTSVLYDVPGPKAIFRNRLIGVATVIVVLAVIGFVGYRFYETGQFDASRWYIFTFSAVWGQILKALGNTLAAFALAAVLSLVLGFVLAIGRLSEHAWVRIPVTVITEFFRAVPVLVFMMLLYYGLPTLGVKMEPYWAVVLALMMYNGSVLAEVLRAGVESLPRGQKEAGYAIGLRKSGVMRLILLPQAIRAMLPVIVAQLVVTMKDTALGFIITYPELLYYAKLLSSQQGRPILQSAFIIGGIYIIMCLILSGIAKYLEIRTRRSPRIKALAADNAAVMHEGTDTEIIAAQKSAGPFDQGGAGGVGGLGR from the coding sequence ATGACTTCCGTCCTGTACGACGTCCCCGGTCCCAAGGCGATCTTCAGGAACCGGCTCATCGGCGTCGCCACGGTCATCGTGGTGCTCGCGGTGATCGGCTTCGTCGGCTACCGCTTCTACGAGACGGGGCAGTTCGACGCGTCCCGCTGGTACATCTTCACGTTCTCCGCCGTGTGGGGCCAGATCCTCAAGGCGCTCGGCAACACGCTCGCCGCCTTCGCCCTCGCGGCCGTGCTGAGCCTCGTGCTCGGTTTCGTGCTCGCGATCGGACGACTGTCCGAGCACGCGTGGGTGCGCATCCCCGTCACGGTGATCACGGAATTCTTCCGTGCCGTCCCCGTCCTCGTCTTCATGATGCTGCTGTACTACGGGCTGCCCACGCTCGGCGTGAAGATGGAGCCGTACTGGGCCGTGGTCCTCGCGCTCATGATGTACAACGGCTCCGTCCTCGCCGAGGTGCTCCGCGCCGGCGTGGAGTCGTTGCCCCGCGGCCAGAAGGAGGCCGGTTACGCGATCGGACTCCGCAAGAGCGGCGTGATGCGGCTCATCCTGCTCCCGCAGGCGATCCGCGCCATGCTCCCGGTGATCGTCGCTCAGCTCGTGGTGACCATGAAGGACACCGCGCTCGGGTTCATCATCACCTACCCGGAACTGCTGTACTACGCCAAGCTGCTCAGCTCGCAGCAGGGGCGCCCGATCCTGCAGTCGGCGTTCATCATCGGCGGCATCTACATCATCATGTGCCTCATCCTCTCCGGCATCGCGAAGTACCTGGAGATCCGCACCCGCCGTTCGCCGAGGATCAAGGCGCTCGCTGCCGACAACGCCGCGGTGATGCACGAGGGCACCGACACCGAGATCATCGCCGCGCAGAAGAGCGCCGGTCCGTTCGACCAGGGCGGCGCAGGAGGAGTGGGCGGCCTCGGCCGCTGA
- a CDS encoding ABC transporter permease subunit, producing the protein MDVIFGNLDLWGEAISNTLLIFFGGGLLALVLGIIVGAARVSPVPIARGVGTVYVNLIRNTPLTLVFFFFIFGYPQLGLPRLSTTVLGILAIGIYTATYVAEVLRAGINTVPVGQAEAARAIGLPFGQVMSLVVLPQAFRSVVPPMMSVFIALLKNTTVAAGFSVLELGAIRSYLSERGENALAVLLWVALVFVALVMLLSWAQRYLENKWRIAR; encoded by the coding sequence GTGGACGTCATCTTCGGGAACCTCGACCTGTGGGGCGAGGCGATCAGCAACACTCTGCTGATCTTCTTCGGCGGCGGGCTGCTCGCGCTGGTGCTCGGCATCATCGTCGGCGCCGCGCGCGTATCGCCGGTCCCGATCGCACGCGGGGTGGGCACGGTGTACGTGAACCTCATCAGGAACACCCCGCTCACGCTGGTCTTCTTCTTCTTCATCTTCGGATACCCGCAGCTGGGGCTCCCACGGCTGAGCACCACGGTCCTCGGCATCCTGGCGATCGGCATCTACACGGCGACCTACGTCGCCGAGGTGCTGCGGGCCGGGATCAACACCGTCCCCGTCGGGCAGGCGGAGGCCGCACGGGCGATCGGACTGCCGTTCGGGCAGGTCATGAGCCTCGTCGTTCTTCCGCAGGCGTTCCGCTCCGTCGTTCCCCCCATGATGAGCGTGTTCATCGCACTGTTGAAGAACACGACGGTCGCCGCCGGCTTCTCGGTCCTCGAGCTCGGCGCCATCCGCTCGTACCTCAGCGAGCGCGGCGAGAACGCACTCGCCGTCCTCCTGTGGGTCGCACTCGTCTTCGTCGCCCTGGTCATGCTGCTCAGCTGGGCGCAGCGCTATCTCGAGAACAAGTGGAGGATCGCGCGATGA
- a CDS encoding glutamate ABC transporter substrate-binding protein, which yields MRRTRTLAGIGIAAAALLALTACNSGSPSTPGDAGGDAEEPTTWFEVAEDVSLDGSPTFDEITARDGVVIGVKEDQPGLGYLDVTTQERTGFDVDIARWIAASLGYDEDKIEFKPIASANREQAITNGDIDYYVGTYSITDKRKEQINFAGPYFITGQGLLVAADSDISSEADLTADTTVCSATGSTPIQNIRDNYPDVPTREFDLYSACVEALLNGEVQAVTTDQAILIGYAAADPDNLKVVGEPFTEERYGVGLAKGDDVLQEHINTLFTDGGDIWQAIFDKNLGSSGITVEQPAVD from the coding sequence ATGCGACGCACACGGACACTGGCGGGAATCGGGATCGCAGCGGCAGCGCTGCTGGCCCTCACCGCCTGCAACAGCGGCAGCCCGAGCACGCCCGGTGACGCCGGCGGAGACGCCGAGGAGCCCACCACGTGGTTCGAGGTGGCCGAAGACGTCTCCCTGGACGGCAGCCCCACCTTCGACGAGATCACCGCCCGCGACGGCGTCGTCATCGGTGTGAAGGAGGACCAGCCCGGTCTCGGATACCTCGACGTCACGACGCAGGAGCGCACCGGCTTCGACGTCGACATCGCCCGCTGGATCGCGGCATCCCTCGGCTACGACGAGGACAAGATCGAGTTCAAGCCGATCGCCTCCGCGAACCGCGAGCAGGCCATCACCAACGGTGACATCGACTACTACGTCGGCACCTACTCGATCACGGACAAGCGCAAGGAGCAGATCAACTTCGCCGGTCCGTACTTCATCACCGGTCAGGGTCTCCTCGTCGCCGCGGACAGCGACATCAGCAGCGAGGCCGACCTGACGGCGGACACCACGGTGTGCTCGGCGACCGGTTCCACGCCGATCCAGAACATCCGCGACAACTACCCGGATGTCCCCACGCGCGAGTTCGACCTGTACTCCGCATGCGTCGAGGCGCTGCTCAACGGCGAGGTCCAGGCGGTCACCACCGACCAGGCGATCCTCATCGGCTACGCGGCAGCGGACCCGGACAACCTCAAGGTCGTCGGTGAGCCCTTCACGGAGGAGCGCTACGGCGTCGGCCTCGCCAAGGGCGACGACGTGCTCCAGGAGCACATCAACACCCTCTTCACCGACGGTGGCGACATCTGGCAGGCGATCTTCGACAAGAACCTCGGCTCGTCCGGGATCACGGTCGAGCAGCCCGCAGTCGACTGA
- a CDS encoding amino acid ABC transporter ATP-binding protein codes for MTETGAPLVVVDDVQKHYGDFQALTDINLTVNAGEVVVVIGPSGSGKSTLCRTINRLETITSGTISIDGKELPAEGKSLAKLRADVGMVFQSFNLFAHLTILENVTLGPIKVRGLKKADADKEAMALLERVGVAQQASKLPAQLSGGQQQRVAIARALAMHPKVMLFDEPTSALDPEMINEVLDVMVQLAKEGMTMIVVTHEMGFARKAADRVVFMADGRIVEEATPEEFFTNPRSDRAKDFLSKLLTH; via the coding sequence ATGACCGAGACTGGCGCACCCCTTGTCGTGGTGGACGACGTTCAGAAGCATTACGGCGATTTCCAGGCGCTGACGGACATCAACCTGACCGTCAACGCCGGCGAAGTGGTCGTCGTCATCGGCCCTTCCGGCTCCGGGAAGTCGACGCTGTGCCGCACGATCAACCGCCTCGAGACGATCACGAGCGGCACGATCAGCATCGACGGCAAGGAGCTGCCCGCCGAGGGCAAGAGCCTCGCCAAGCTGCGGGCCGACGTCGGTATGGTCTTCCAGTCGTTCAACCTGTTCGCCCACCTTACGATCCTCGAGAACGTGACCCTCGGGCCGATCAAGGTGCGCGGCCTGAAGAAGGCCGACGCCGACAAGGAGGCGATGGCCCTGCTCGAGCGGGTCGGGGTCGCCCAGCAGGCGTCCAAGCTGCCCGCGCAGCTGTCGGGCGGACAGCAGCAGCGCGTCGCGATCGCCCGCGCGCTGGCCATGCACCCCAAGGTCATGCTTTTCGACGAACCGACCAGCGCACTGGACCCCGAGATGATCAACGAGGTCCTCGACGTCATGGTGCAGCTCGCGAAGGAGGGGATGACGATGATCGTCGTCACCCACGAGATGGGCTTCGCGCGCAAGGCGGCCGACCGCGTGGTGTTCATGGCCGACGGCCGCATCGTCGAGGAGGCCACGCCGGAGGAGTTCTTCACCAACCCGCGCAGCGACCGCGCCAAGGACTTCCTCTCGAAGCTCCTCACCCACTGA